From a region of the Haloferax volcanii DS2 genome:
- a CDS encoding DUF7846 domain-containing protein, whose protein sequence is MGRRDSNTGGSLPLGERVRAAVRGLAFDFDGTIDIDRTRTQRRLAALCVSLLVGLVVTWLAVDLFPYHTVNDDEGVYLTQAAMLLEGKLFLYPGRLTEAVRPWFFVVQETPSAPGGVQLYSKYSPAVPALFAVGLAVGLPNLVLGAIAAISAALVYALAADAFDRTTGVVAAGLLGLSPLFLLTSSTFLAYAPTTMLNLGFAVCYVRAARRDSSGYAVVAGALVGAAFFARPYTAVLFALPFIAHSLWALATARRAGTGWVVFRRYAAIALPGLAFVGLTLAYNAVVTGDPLTFPYIAFAPRDGIGFGERAILGYEVVYTPAMGVETAAEALDLLVTQWGPMGWLGTVAAVVGLGVTARRWWGHETGRNLRGSARRRHHGLGGRDRAFTELSDDALACVVAGVFASVFVGNAAFWGTHNGLRNGLIDLLGPFYHFDALVPLAVFGAAGVVAGARLLRRLAHRRFSASEARGVVFSVLLVSALFAGGVTVGAVEDPYDENRLRTENLAATYEPLLDAGFEQPPLTPSVPGVDASGLGGGDDGLGIGGGSAAPGNETKALVFHPDPYGDWSAHPFQALRNDPGFDGPVMYAIDGGAERDFAVLDATNRTPYRFTYRGMWTGAVDPVEPELTRLDVLAGERVDATTTLGAPEGTNTASVRVETDEGYARYDATTAENLTVEWSVSSAGVAVTNRPLAAGPERLSVPAGASEVDLVVTYIGDFGETVTYRQTATVERSGDEVRVVWPPETRVCRLTTDCGSEREWVGPDGDYLDGVSVETDARVA, encoded by the coding sequence ATGGGCCGGCGAGACTCGAATACGGGCGGCTCCCTCCCGCTTGGCGAACGCGTGCGAGCCGCAGTCCGCGGACTCGCATTCGATTTTGACGGTACCATCGACATCGACCGAACCCGGACGCAGCGGCGACTCGCAGCGCTCTGTGTCTCGCTTCTGGTCGGGCTCGTCGTGACGTGGCTCGCGGTCGACCTCTTTCCGTACCACACCGTCAACGACGACGAGGGCGTCTACCTCACGCAGGCCGCGATGCTCCTCGAAGGCAAGCTGTTTCTCTATCCCGGCCGGCTGACCGAGGCCGTCAGGCCGTGGTTCTTCGTGGTACAGGAGACGCCGAGCGCCCCCGGCGGCGTCCAGCTCTACTCGAAGTACTCGCCGGCGGTGCCGGCGCTGTTCGCGGTCGGCCTCGCGGTCGGGCTTCCGAACCTCGTGTTGGGCGCTATCGCCGCGATATCCGCCGCGCTGGTCTACGCGCTCGCGGCCGACGCGTTCGACCGGACGACCGGCGTCGTCGCGGCGGGCCTGCTCGGCCTCTCGCCGCTGTTTCTCCTCACGTCGTCGACGTTCCTCGCGTACGCGCCGACGACGATGCTCAACCTCGGGTTCGCCGTCTGTTACGTCCGGGCCGCCCGCCGCGACTCCTCGGGCTACGCGGTCGTCGCCGGCGCGCTCGTCGGCGCGGCGTTTTTCGCCCGCCCCTACACCGCCGTGCTGTTCGCGCTGCCCTTCATCGCCCACTCGCTGTGGGCGCTGGCGACCGCGCGGCGCGCGGGGACCGGCTGGGTCGTCTTCCGCCGGTACGCCGCCATCGCGCTCCCCGGCCTCGCGTTCGTCGGCCTGACGCTCGCGTACAACGCCGTCGTGACGGGCGACCCGCTCACGTTCCCCTACATCGCCTTCGCCCCGCGGGACGGCATCGGCTTCGGAGAGCGGGCAATCCTCGGCTACGAAGTCGTCTACACGCCCGCGATGGGTGTCGAGACCGCCGCCGAGGCGCTCGACCTGCTCGTGACGCAGTGGGGGCCGATGGGCTGGCTCGGAACCGTCGCCGCGGTGGTCGGCCTCGGCGTCACCGCCCGCCGCTGGTGGGGCCACGAGACCGGCCGGAACCTCCGCGGGAGCGCGAGACGCCGCCACCACGGCCTCGGCGGCCGCGACCGCGCGTTTACCGAACTCTCCGACGACGCCCTCGCCTGCGTCGTCGCGGGCGTGTTCGCCTCGGTGTTCGTCGGCAACGCCGCCTTCTGGGGGACACACAACGGCCTCCGAAACGGCCTCATCGACCTTCTCGGCCCGTTCTACCACTTCGACGCGCTCGTCCCGCTCGCGGTGTTCGGCGCGGCCGGCGTCGTCGCCGGCGCTCGCCTCCTCCGTCGGCTGGCCCACCGTCGCTTTTCGGCGTCGGAGGCCCGCGGAGTCGTCTTCTCGGTGCTTCTCGTGTCGGCGCTGTTCGCCGGCGGCGTGACGGTCGGCGCGGTCGAAGACCCCTACGACGAAAACCGGCTCCGAACGGAGAACCTCGCGGCGACCTACGAACCGCTCCTCGACGCCGGCTTCGAACAGCCGCCGCTGACCCCGTCCGTGCCGGGCGTCGACGCCAGCGGTCTCGGGGGCGGTGACGACGGTCTCGGCATCGGCGGTGGCTCGGCCGCGCCGGGCAACGAGACGAAGGCACTCGTCTTCCACCCCGACCCGTACGGCGACTGGTCGGCCCATCCCTTCCAAGCGCTCCGCAACGACCCCGGCTTCGACGGCCCGGTGATGTACGCCATCGACGGCGGGGCCGAACGGGACTTCGCGGTCCTCGACGCGACGAACCGGACGCCGTATCGCTTCACCTATCGGGGGATGTGGACCGGAGCTGTTGACCCCGTCGAACCCGAACTGACCCGACTCGACGTGCTCGCCGGCGAGCGGGTCGACGCGACGACGACGCTCGGCGCGCCCGAGGGGACGAACACGGCATCGGTCCGCGTCGAGACCGACGAGGGCTACGCCCGCTACGACGCGACGACGGCCGAGAACCTGACCGTCGAGTGGTCGGTTTCGTCGGCGGGCGTGGCCGTGACGAACCGCCCGCTGGCCGCCGGTCCAGAACGGCTGTCGGTTCCGGCGGGCGCGAGCGAGGTCGACCTCGTGGTGACCTATATCGGCGACTTCGGTGAGACGGTTACGTACCGACAGACCGCGACGGTCGAGCGCTCCGGCGACGAGGTGCGCGTCGTCTGGCCGCCGGAGACCCGCGTCTGCCGGCTGACCACCGACTGCGGGAGCGAGCGCGAGTGGGTCGGCCCGGACGGCGACTACCTCGACGGCGTCTCGGTCGAGACCGACGCGCGCGTCGCCTGA
- a CDS encoding ABC transporter permease: MATEQQTGTGGGDDEQPLGLTVASGAVAAAVVVPLLWLVRTALNVGFAEAVALVTRPATVEVFLNSAVLVTLVTAACIGLGVPLAYLTVRTDLPFRRFWTVVVSLPLVIPSYIGAFAFVSAFGPQGAFQRLLAPLGIESLPEIYGLPGAVLVLTLYTYPYVFITTRAALKSMDTTLIDAARTLNHSRWEAFKRVTVPQIRPAVAAGSLLAALYVLSDFGTPAIMRFDAFTRVIYVEFGTFGRDTATLLSLQLVAVTLLILTLESKIRGDERTTTGGRSGAPMPLGRWKYPALGFAALVATVALLVPLGILFTWLAQGVAATSGSLAFQPEYALNSVLVAAATAGAATLAGLPVAYLAARHPSRLSSVFERATYVGYAVPGVVLGLALVFFGSSYATPIYQTLYFLVFAYVIRFLPQAIGSLRASFLRVDPALPEAARTLGETPSGAFRHVTLPLVAPGLFGGAALVFLTTMKELPATLLLRPSGFSTLVTHIWTAYEQGYFGQAVVPAFILLFVSGLSMLVIITQEGYDVK, encoded by the coding sequence ATGGCGACCGAACAGCAGACGGGGACCGGTGGGGGAGACGACGAGCAACCGCTCGGCCTGACCGTCGCCAGCGGGGCCGTTGCCGCCGCGGTCGTCGTCCCGCTGTTGTGGCTCGTCAGGACCGCGCTCAACGTGGGGTTCGCCGAGGCGGTGGCGCTCGTCACCCGGCCGGCGACCGTCGAGGTGTTTCTGAACAGCGCCGTCCTCGTCACGCTCGTCACCGCCGCGTGTATCGGTCTGGGCGTCCCGCTGGCGTATCTCACCGTCCGGACCGACCTGCCGTTCAGACGCTTTTGGACCGTCGTCGTCTCGCTCCCGCTCGTCATTCCGAGCTACATCGGCGCGTTCGCGTTCGTCTCGGCGTTCGGCCCGCAGGGCGCGTTTCAGCGGCTGTTAGCTCCCCTCGGTATCGAGTCGCTCCCGGAGATTTACGGGCTACCCGGTGCCGTTTTAGTGCTGACCCTCTACACGTACCCGTACGTGTTCATTACCACCCGGGCCGCGCTGAAGTCGATGGACACCACGCTCATCGACGCCGCGCGGACCCTGAACCACAGCCGCTGGGAGGCGTTCAAACGGGTGACCGTCCCCCAGATTCGCCCGGCGGTCGCCGCCGGCTCGCTCCTGGCGGCGCTGTACGTCCTCTCGGACTTCGGCACGCCGGCCATCATGCGGTTCGACGCCTTCACCCGCGTCATCTACGTCGAGTTCGGGACGTTCGGCCGCGACACCGCGACGCTCCTGTCGCTCCAACTGGTCGCCGTGACGCTCCTCATCCTGACCCTCGAATCGAAAATTCGGGGCGACGAGCGCACGACGACCGGCGGGCGCTCGGGAGCCCCGATGCCGCTCGGCCGCTGGAAGTACCCGGCGCTCGGCTTCGCGGCGCTCGTCGCCACCGTCGCGCTCCTCGTCCCGCTCGGCATCCTCTTTACGTGGCTCGCGCAGGGCGTCGCCGCGACGAGCGGGTCGCTCGCGTTCCAGCCCGAGTACGCGCTCAACTCGGTCCTCGTGGCGGCCGCGACGGCCGGCGCGGCGACGCTCGCCGGCCTCCCCGTCGCGTACCTCGCCGCCCGGCACCCCTCGCGGCTGAGTTCCGTCTTCGAGCGCGCGACCTACGTCGGCTACGCGGTGCCGGGCGTCGTCCTCGGACTGGCGCTCGTCTTCTTCGGCAGTTCGTACGCGACGCCCATCTACCAGACGCTCTACTTCCTCGTGTTCGCGTACGTCATCCGCTTTCTCCCGCAGGCCATCGGGTCGCTCCGGGCGTCGTTCCTCCGGGTCGACCCCGCGCTCCCGGAGGCGGCGCGGACGCTCGGCGAGACCCCGTCGGGGGCGTTCCGTCACGTCACGCTCCCGCTCGTCGCGCCCGGCCTGTTCGGCGGCGCGGCGCTCGTCTTCCTGACCACGATGAAGGAACTGCCCGCGACGCTCCTGCTTCGCCCCTCGGGGTTCAGCACGCTCGTGACCCACATCTGGACGGCCTACGAGCAGGGCTACTTCGGTCAGGCCGTCGTGCCCGCGTTCATCCTGCTTTTCGTCTCCGGGCTCTCGATGCTCGTCATCATCACCCAAGAGGGATACGATGTCAAATAG
- a CDS encoding ABC transporter ATP-binding protein: MSNSTLSTTDRSNRAEATDSETDDADAGGVLELDGVSKSYGTESVIDDLSLSVEEGEILTLLGPSGCGKTTTLRLIAGLDRPDGGEVRLNGNVVSGGDTFRAPEERGVGVVFQEFALFPHLTAAENIAFGLKDLSESERDERVADLLDLVGLETQGDSYPDELSGGQQQRVALARSLAPEPAILLLDEPFSNLDVDLRVQMREEVRRILKEAGVTAVSVTHDQEEAMSISDRVAVMNDGDLEQVGEPEQVFQHPESRFVAGFLGYAGFLPGRIAGDAVETELGTVDRDQIHGLAPEYDDTDIDILVRPDDVSAHPCDGGDGHGKVVGKRYLGPTILYEVELHGGDTLLCMHNHDETVPTDGCVEVTLDAGHELAWFPREQRPESGLYSD, translated from the coding sequence ATGTCAAATAGCACACTCTCGACCACCGACCGCTCGAACCGCGCGGAAGCCACCGACTCCGAGACCGACGACGCGGACGCCGGCGGCGTCCTCGAACTCGACGGCGTCTCGAAGTCCTACGGCACCGAGTCGGTCATCGACGACCTCTCGCTCAGCGTCGAGGAGGGCGAGATTCTCACGCTACTCGGGCCGTCGGGCTGCGGGAAGACGACGACGCTCCGGCTCATCGCCGGCCTCGACCGCCCCGACGGGGGCGAGGTCCGGCTGAACGGAAACGTCGTCTCCGGCGGCGACACCTTCCGCGCGCCCGAAGAGCGCGGCGTCGGCGTCGTCTTCCAGGAGTTCGCGCTGTTCCCGCACCTCACCGCGGCCGAGAACATCGCCTTCGGCCTGAAGGACCTCAGTGAGTCGGAGCGCGACGAGCGCGTGGCCGACCTCCTCGACCTCGTGGGGCTGGAGACCCAAGGCGACAGCTACCCCGACGAGCTCTCCGGCGGCCAGCAACAGCGGGTCGCCCTCGCCCGCTCGCTCGCGCCGGAGCCGGCTATTCTGCTCCTCGACGAGCCGTTCTCGAACCTCGACGTGGACCTCCGCGTCCAGATGCGCGAGGAGGTCCGCCGCATCCTCAAGGAGGCCGGCGTGACGGCCGTCTCCGTCACCCACGACCAGGAGGAGGCGATGTCCATCTCCGACCGCGTGGCCGTGATGAACGACGGCGACCTCGAACAGGTGGGCGAACCGGAACAGGTGTTCCAACACCCCGAGTCGCGGTTCGTCGCCGGCTTCCTCGGCTACGCCGGGTTCCTGCCGGGACGCATCGCGGGCGACGCGGTCGAGACCGAGCTGGGGACGGTCGACCGCGACCAGATTCACGGCCTCGCGCCCGAGTACGACGACACGGACATCGACATCCTCGTCCGCCCCGACGACGTGTCGGCCCATCCCTGCGACGGCGGCGACGGCCACGGCAAAGTCGTCGGCAAGCGCTACCTCGGGCCGACAATCCTCTACGAGGTCGAACTTCACGGCGGCGACACCCTGCTGTGTATGCACAACCACGACGAGACCGTCCCGACCGACGGCTGCGTCGAGGTGACGCTCGACGCCGGCCACGAACTCGCGTGGTTCCCGCGCGAACAGCGCCCCGAGAGCGGCCTCTACTCGGACTGA